One window of Mediterraneibacter gnavus ATCC 29149 genomic DNA carries:
- the glf gene encoding UDP-galactopyranose mutase, with protein MYQYDYLIVGAGLYGAVMAHELHKKGKHCLVIDRRDHIAGNIYCEEIEGIHVHKYGAHIFHTSNQKVWEYINQFAEFNNYINSPIAVYKDELYNLPFNMNTFSKMWGIRTPGEAKEMIAKQVAECQITEPKNLEEQALSLGGRDVYEKLIKGYTEKQWGRDCKELPAFIIKRLPFRFTYDNNYFNDRYQGIPIGGYNGIIEKMLEGVEVRTGVDFFEFRKEQADIAEKIIFTGMIDEYFEYRLGALEYRSVRFETEVLDCDNYQGNAVVNYTEREVPYTRIIEHKHFEFGQQEKTVISREYSSEWKVGMEPYYPVNDEKNTRLFEKYQELAKAEGNVIFGGRLGDYKYYDMDKVIEAALNRLETME; from the coding sequence ATGTATCAGTATGATTATTTAATCGTAGGAGCCGGATTATATGGAGCAGTGATGGCACATGAGCTGCATAAAAAAGGGAAACACTGTCTTGTGATCGACAGAAGAGACCACATCGCTGGAAATATTTACTGTGAGGAGATCGAAGGAATCCATGTACACAAATATGGTGCCCATATCTTCCATACTTCCAATCAAAAAGTGTGGGAGTATATCAATCAGTTTGCCGAGTTTAACAACTATATCAATTCTCCGATTGCTGTATACAAGGATGAATTATACAATCTCCCGTTTAATATGAATACATTCAGCAAAATGTGGGGAATCCGTACACCCGGGGAAGCGAAAGAAATGATTGCAAAACAGGTGGCAGAATGTCAGATTACAGAGCCAAAGAATCTGGAAGAACAGGCATTGTCTCTGGGCGGTCGTGATGTTTATGAAAAATTGATCAAAGGGTATACAGAAAAGCAGTGGGGACGTGACTGCAAAGAACTCCCGGCATTTATTATCAAACGGCTTCCGTTCCGTTTTACTTATGACAACAATTATTTCAATGACCGCTATCAGGGAATTCCGATCGGCGGTTATAATGGAATCATCGAGAAGATGTTAGAGGGGGTGGAAGTCAGAACAGGTGTTGATTTCTTTGAATTCCGAAAAGAACAGGCGGATATTGCAGAAAAGATTATTTTTACAGGAATGATCGACGAGTATTTTGAGTATCGGCTGGGAGCACTTGAGTATCGTTCGGTGAGATTTGAAACAGAAGTATTAGACTGTGATAACTATCAGGGAAATGCAGTGGTCAATTATACAGAGCGGGAAGTTCCGTACACAAGAATTATCGAGCACAAGCATTTTGAATTCGGACAGCAGGAGAAAACCGTAATTTCCAGAGAATACTCTTCTGAGTGGAAAGTGGGGATGGAACCGTACTATCCGGTAAATGATGAAAAGAATACCAGATTGTTCGAAAAATATCAGGAGCTGGCAAAAGCGGAAGGAAATGTCATTTTTGGAGGTCGTCTCGGCGATTATAAGTATTACGATATGGATAAAGTGATCGAAGCAGCACTGAATCGACTGGAAACAATGGAATAG
- a CDS encoding GtrA family protein translates to MEENKKKNLMRQIIRFAFVGGSAFVIDYGVMIFLTEMIGINYLISSGISFSVSVIYNYILSVHWVFDVAEDRSKRAEFVIFIILSVIGLGINQLVMWIAVDIFRMFYMIAKIGVTAIVMVYNFITRKLFLEK, encoded by the coding sequence ATGGAAGAAAACAAGAAAAAAAATCTGATGCGTCAGATCATCCGTTTTGCATTTGTAGGCGGAAGTGCATTCGTCATTGACTATGGAGTGATGATCTTTCTGACAGAGATGATCGGAATCAATTATCTGATTTCCAGCGGAATTTCATTTTCGGTTTCGGTTATTTACAATTATATTTTGAGTGTACACTGGGTATTTGATGTGGCGGAGGACAGAAGCAAGAGAGCAGAGTTTGTCATTTTCATCATACTTAGTGTGATCGGACTAGGAATCAACCAGCTCGTGATGTGGATCGCAGTCGATATTTTTAGAATGTTCTACATGATCGCAAAGATCGGGGTAACAGCAATTGTAATGGTATATAATTTTATTACGAGAAAACTGTTTCTGGAAAAATAG
- a CDS encoding ribonucleoside-diphosphate reductase subunit alpha: MQTTDPTGIFNRNKLSEEFSNVLPDEARLKLDAILLEIQTDFPEICYSLEYLNTKFRSFLTPQSTCGQKLESLFQAAAELTTAEAPKWEFIAARLLYFQFSFHLKQEETRRELSDFYKKLVYLTRQNLYGSYILEHYSREELLLAETYLKAERNNLFTFSGLDLLLKRYVIRTHDHIPLESPQEMFLGIALHLAMNERNDRMLWVKKFYDMLSRLEVTMATPTLSNARKPYHQLSSCFIDTVPDSLEGIYRSIDNFAQVSKFGGGMGMYFGKVRASGSNIRGFEGAAGGVIRWIRLVNDTAVAVDQLGMRQGAVAVYLDVWHRDLPEFLQLRTNNGDDRMKAHDVFPAVCYPDLFWKMAKEDMDQNWYLMCPHEIFQAKGYHLEDYFGEEWERRYLDCVQDARISKRTVTLKDIIRLVLRSAAETGTPFTFNRDTVNRMNPNGHAGMIYCSNLCTEIAQNMQAIEEVSKEVQTTDGDTVVVTVTRPGEFVVCNLASLSLGHLPVTDTSYMEEIVSTAVRALDNVIDLNFYPTPYAKLTNQKYRSIGLGVSGYHHMLAKHGIIWESEEHLKFADTVFETINYAAILASTNLAEEKESYSLFNGSDWQSGAYFEKRDYHSEKWLALQKKVATQGMRNAYLLAVAPTSSTSIISGTTAGLDPILKRYFLEEKKGSMLPRVAPELSPATYWYYKNAHLIDQTYSIRACGVRQRHIDQAQSMNIYITNDFTMRQIFNLYLKAWEEGVKTIYYVRSKSLEVEECESCSS, from the coding sequence ATGCAAACGACCGATCCTACAGGAATTTTTAATAGAAATAAACTCTCAGAGGAGTTTTCAAACGTTCTTCCTGATGAAGCCCGTTTAAAACTGGATGCGATTTTGCTTGAGATCCAGACTGATTTCCCTGAAATCTGCTACTCTTTGGAGTATCTGAATACAAAATTTCGCAGTTTTCTCACACCGCAGAGTACCTGCGGGCAGAAGCTTGAAAGTCTGTTTCAGGCCGCAGCAGAACTTACCACCGCAGAAGCTCCGAAATGGGAGTTTATTGCTGCAAGACTATTATATTTTCAATTCAGTTTTCACTTAAAACAGGAAGAAACACGCAGAGAACTTTCTGATTTTTACAAAAAACTCGTATATCTGACCCGGCAGAATCTGTACGGTTCCTACATTCTGGAGCATTACTCCCGGGAAGAGCTGTTACTTGCCGAAACTTATTTAAAAGCGGAACGCAACAATTTATTTACTTTTTCCGGACTCGATCTGCTCCTGAAACGCTACGTCATCCGCACACATGACCATATTCCACTGGAATCTCCACAGGAGATGTTTCTCGGAATCGCACTGCATCTGGCCATGAATGAAAGAAACGATCGGATGCTCTGGGTAAAAAAATTCTATGATATGCTGAGTCGTCTGGAAGTGACTATGGCTACACCGACACTTTCCAATGCACGTAAGCCATATCATCAGCTCTCCAGCTGCTTCATCGATACCGTGCCAGACAGTCTGGAAGGGATTTACCGAAGTATCGATAATTTTGCCCAGGTCAGCAAATTCGGCGGCGGTATGGGAATGTATTTCGGAAAAGTACGGGCAAGCGGAAGTAATATCCGCGGATTCGAAGGTGCCGCAGGCGGTGTGATCCGCTGGATCCGTCTGGTCAATGACACGGCTGTTGCCGTAGACCAGCTCGGTATGCGTCAGGGTGCGGTTGCCGTCTATCTGGATGTATGGCACCGGGATCTCCCGGAATTTCTACAGCTCCGTACGAACAACGGAGATGACCGCATGAAAGCGCATGACGTATTTCCGGCAGTCTGCTATCCGGATTTATTCTGGAAAATGGCAAAAGAAGATATGGATCAAAACTGGTACTTAATGTGTCCGCATGAGATTTTTCAGGCAAAGGGATACCATCTGGAAGACTACTTTGGAGAAGAATGGGAACGCCGCTATCTGGATTGTGTACAGGATGCCCGTATTTCCAAACGGACAGTCACACTCAAAGATATCATCCGCCTGGTTCTTCGGTCTGCTGCCGAAACCGGAACTCCGTTTACATTTAACAGAGATACGGTCAACCGCATGAATCCGAACGGACATGCCGGAATGATCTACTGCTCCAACCTCTGTACCGAGATTGCCCAGAATATGCAGGCAATTGAAGAAGTAAGCAAAGAAGTACAGACCACAGACGGAGACACCGTCGTTGTCACTGTGACCAGACCCGGAGAATTCGTGGTGTGCAATCTCGCCAGTCTCTCCCTCGGTCATCTTCCGGTTACGGATACCTCTTATATGGAAGAGATTGTTTCTACCGCTGTCCGCGCACTGGACAATGTGATTGATCTGAACTTCTATCCCACTCCGTATGCAAAGCTGACCAATCAAAAATACCGAAGCATCGGACTTGGCGTCAGCGGCTACCACCACATGCTGGCAAAGCACGGAATTATCTGGGAAAGTGAAGAACATCTGAAATTTGCTGACACTGTATTTGAGACGATCAATTATGCGGCAATTCTTGCAAGTACCAATCTCGCCGAGGAAAAGGAAAGTTATTCTCTTTTTAATGGAAGTGACTGGCAAAGCGGCGCCTACTTTGAAAAAAGAGACTATCATTCAGAAAAATGGCTTGCCCTGCAAAAAAAGGTTGCCACACAGGGCATGAGAAATGCGTATCTGCTCGCCGTTGCACCTACCAGCAGCACCAGTATCATCTCCGGGACGACTGCCGGACTAGATCCTATCCTGAAACGTTATTTTCTGGAAGAGAAAAAAGGCAGTATGCTCCCACGAGTCGCACCGGAATTGTCACCGGCTACTTACTGGTATTACAAAAACGCCCATCTGATCGATCAGACTTACAGCATTCGTGCCTGCGGAGTGCGCCAAAGGCACATTGACCAGGCGCAAAGCATGAACATCTACATCACCAATGATTTCACCATGCGTCAGATTTTCAACCTGTATTTGAAAGCATGGGAAGAAGGTGTAAAAACCATTTACTATGTACGAAGCAAATCTCTGGAAGTAGAAGAATGCGAAAGCTGCTCTTCCTGA
- a CDS encoding DUF1266 domain-containing protein, which translates to MREEKKKKRKRILSVVLAVTMGMSMLTGCGASENSQSAETVELKGEYQASPFVQAEINSDTVEWICAAYAVYTQYNHKTLGVIGGLSDQEKESSQDRIKLTLSEGWGINGRDDVTEVINKLLIKGHRETYLKTVKKLEKKGLLELSTEEAMTNFSEDDEEFARYQDAHEMYTQYGEHGMDGWDYSRALQVLGDCYLADYINLEECLDLSLPIAKKLQSAFTSWEELADSYIYGYAFWQNETADDVETKFRIQAYAELVEMENSPYSVAYDTKLENTWKDGEKRKEERKAYEMSDGYVPIRCTDTESVQVRLPEEYVFDKEDYEEYENTKFTKPCGDGDSIYISYQAEFLDDRNNAELQKKYWTEGNAQEKENAEKKGGTYEAGEIKSLSVKEDLTVFYLAEKEVTEGGTQQISYQAVAEVGGKYLVKCYISDVASPGYELMLGMNEEALIKELFSDFRW; encoded by the coding sequence ATGCGAGAGGAAAAAAAGAAAAAAAGAAAACGGATTCTTTCAGTAGTGCTTGCAGTGACAATGGGGATGTCCATGCTGACAGGATGTGGAGCATCTGAAAACAGCCAATCGGCAGAAACTGTCGAACTCAAAGGAGAGTATCAGGCATCGCCTTTTGTGCAGGCTGAGATCAACAGCGATACGGTAGAGTGGATTTGTGCAGCGTATGCCGTATATACGCAATATAATCATAAGACTCTGGGTGTGATAGGCGGATTATCAGACCAGGAAAAGGAATCTTCGCAGGACAGAATCAAACTGACACTTTCAGAGGGCTGGGGAATCAATGGCAGAGACGATGTGACAGAAGTCATCAATAAGCTGCTTATAAAAGGTCACAGGGAAACCTATTTAAAAACGGTGAAAAAATTGGAGAAGAAAGGCTTGCTGGAGCTTTCCACAGAAGAGGCTATGACAAATTTTTCCGAGGATGACGAGGAATTTGCGCGATATCAGGATGCTCATGAGATGTACACGCAATATGGAGAGCATGGAATGGATGGCTGGGATTACAGCAGAGCGCTTCAAGTGCTGGGGGACTGTTATCTTGCAGATTATATCAATCTGGAAGAATGTCTGGATCTGTCTCTTCCGATCGCAAAAAAGCTTCAGAGTGCATTTACGAGCTGGGAAGAACTGGCAGACAGCTATATATATGGATATGCGTTCTGGCAGAATGAAACAGCGGACGATGTAGAAACGAAGTTTCGAATTCAGGCCTATGCGGAATTAGTAGAAATGGAAAACAGTCCATATTCGGTTGCGTATGATACCAAATTGGAGAATACCTGGAAAGATGGGGAGAAACGGAAAGAAGAACGCAAAGCGTATGAAATGTCAGATGGATATGTTCCCATCCGATGTACAGATACAGAAAGTGTTCAGGTACGTCTTCCGGAAGAATATGTGTTTGACAAAGAAGATTATGAAGAGTATGAAAATACCAAATTTACCAAACCATGTGGGGATGGAGACAGCATCTATATCAGTTATCAGGCAGAATTTCTGGATGACAGGAACAATGCAGAATTGCAAAAAAAATATTGGACAGAAGGAAATGCACAAGAGAAGGAAAATGCAGAAAAGAAGGGCGGTACTTATGAAGCAGGGGAAATCAAGTCACTTTCCGTCAAGGAAGACCTCACCGTTTTTTATCTTGCTGAAAAAGAGGTGACGGAAGGCGGAACACAGCAGATTTCCTATCAGGCAGTGGCAGAAGTAGGGGGAAAATATCTGGTAAAATGCTATATCAGCGATGTGGCATCTCCGGGATATGAGCTGATGCTTGGCATGAATGAGGAAGCCCTGATAAAAGAACTGTTTTCTGATTTTAGGTGGTGA
- a CDS encoding sensor histidine kinase, whose translation MLWVLFSVAIVIAVYFATRFFLLKKAMKEANREFQDILKDIQQNQILHMAMPDKELENMAQSVNQALEQIRTERQEYEKRERAFQSEIENISHDLRTPLTVILGYLKLMKGQKETDMEMVETIERKAKTMQRLVTDFYDLSRLSARDYEVEIKETDVGRILRESLMDSYHILEKRALELEAEIPEHIIEVLGDASALERIFLNLIQNAGRYAQSFLHVFVREQKQQVWICFENDAFNVTEADVEHLFERFYRKDRARTQEGTGLGLTVAKQLAEAMEAKLTAELIREPGGGKGEIIPKLRFTLEMKKVEKFMQKE comes from the coding sequence GTGCTATGGGTATTATTTAGCGTTGCAATCGTGATCGCAGTTTACTTTGCCACTCGTTTTTTCTTATTAAAAAAAGCAATGAAAGAGGCAAATCGGGAGTTTCAGGATATTCTGAAAGATATACAGCAGAATCAGATCCTTCACATGGCGATGCCGGATAAAGAGCTGGAAAATATGGCGCAATCTGTCAATCAGGCATTGGAACAGATTCGAACAGAGCGTCAGGAGTATGAAAAGCGAGAGCGGGCATTTCAGTCAGAGATTGAGAATATCAGTCATGATCTGCGTACCCCGTTGACTGTGATATTGGGATATTTAAAGCTGATGAAGGGACAAAAGGAGACGGACATGGAGATGGTGGAGACGATCGAGCGGAAAGCAAAGACCATGCAAAGACTGGTGACAGATTTCTATGATTTGTCCCGACTTAGTGCCAGAGATTATGAAGTGGAGATCAAGGAAACAGATGTAGGAAGGATTCTTAGGGAATCACTGATGGATAGTTATCATATTTTAGAAAAACGCGCGTTGGAGCTGGAGGCGGAGATTCCGGAGCATATCATAGAAGTGTTAGGGGATGCATCGGCGTTGGAGCGTATTTTTTTAAATTTGATTCAGAATGCAGGACGATATGCACAAAGTTTTTTGCATGTGTTTGTAAGAGAGCAAAAGCAGCAGGTGTGGATCTGTTTTGAAAATGATGCCTTCAATGTGACAGAGGCAGATGTGGAGCATTTGTTTGAACGATTTTACAGGAAAGACCGGGCAAGAACACAGGAAGGAACCGGTCTGGGACTTACGGTAGCAAAGCAGCTGGCAGAAGCAATGGAAGCAAAATTGACTGCAGAACTGATCAGAGAGCCTGGAGGTGGGAAAGGAGAGATCATACCAAAACTGCGTTTTACATTAGAAATGAAAAAAGTAGAAAAATTTATGCAAAAGGAATAA
- a CDS encoding peptide deformylase, translated as MERDILLLGNPRLYEISEEVKREELEELRSVFTDMFDCIRGIRRDYGFGRAIAAPQIGVQKRLICILTDQPYVIINPRLEFVGNEMMELMDDCMSFPNLLVRVRRYRRCILHYLDENWKEQEMYLEDDMSELIQHEYDHLDGILATMRAIDNKSFVIKQ; from the coding sequence ATGGAACGAGATATTTTATTGCTTGGCAATCCCAGATTGTATGAGATTTCAGAGGAGGTGAAACGTGAGGAATTAGAAGAACTGCGCTCTGTTTTTACGGATATGTTTGATTGTATCAGAGGTATCCGACGAGATTATGGGTTTGGACGGGCAATTGCGGCACCACAGATTGGGGTACAGAAGCGGCTGATTTGTATTTTGACAGATCAGCCTTATGTCATTATCAATCCCCGGTTAGAATTTGTGGGTAATGAAATGATGGAGCTGATGGATGATTGTATGTCATTTCCAAATCTTCTGGTTCGGGTCAGACGCTATCGCCGCTGTATTTTACACTATCTGGACGAGAACTGGAAAGAACAGGAAATGTATCTGGAAGACGATATGTCTGAACTGATTCAGCATGAGTACGATCATTTGGATGGTATCCTGGCCACAATGCGGGCAATTGATAACAAGTCTTTTGTGATAAAACAATAG
- a CDS encoding sialate O-acetylesterase, whose amino-acid sequence MKSILMIGQSNMAGRGFINEVPMICNERILMLRNAGWQMMAEPINYDRPNAGIGLAGSFAAMWCMEHEGEQIGLIPCAEGGSSLDDWAVDKNLFKNAVIQAGFAMQDSELIGILWHQGESDSYGGGYQTYYKKLQVIIESLRKELNAFEVPLIIGGLGDFLGKNGFGLNCTEYELVNEQLLKFAREQENSCFVTAEGLTPNPDGIHMDAVSQRRFGVRYYEAFVKREHVLKPIENEMELLERCISGPHTKREKMYLAMAEFAAGKMTDEEFGERMRVITVSSEAMEE is encoded by the coding sequence ATGAAATCTATTTTAATGATCGGTCAGTCAAATATGGCAGGAAGAGGATTTATAAATGAAGTACCGATGATCTGTAATGAAAGAATCCTAATGCTTCGCAATGCAGGATGGCAGATGATGGCGGAACCCATCAACTATGACCGTCCGAATGCAGGAATCGGGCTTGCGGGTTCCTTTGCTGCGATGTGGTGTATGGAGCATGAGGGAGAACAGATCGGGCTGATTCCATGTGCGGAAGGGGGAAGTTCACTGGATGATTGGGCAGTGGACAAAAATCTGTTCAAGAATGCAGTGATACAGGCTGGATTTGCGATGCAGGACAGTGAACTGATCGGTATCTTGTGGCATCAGGGCGAAAGTGACAGTTACGGAGGTGGTTATCAGACGTATTATAAAAAATTACAGGTGATTATTGAGTCACTCCGAAAAGAATTAAACGCATTCGAAGTTCCTTTGATTATTGGTGGATTAGGGGATTTTTTAGGAAAGAACGGATTTGGTCTGAATTGTACAGAATATGAACTTGTGAATGAACAGTTGTTAAAGTTTGCGAGAGAACAGGAGAATAGCTGCTTTGTGACTGCAGAAGGTCTGACTCCCAATCCGGATGGAATTCATATGGATGCGGTTTCGCAGAGAAGATTTGGTGTGCGCTATTATGAAGCATTTGTTAAAAGAGAGCATGTGCTAAAGCCGATAGAAAATGAGATGGAATTGTTGGAGCGATGCATCAGCGGACCACATACAAAAAGGGAAAAAATGTATCTGGCAATGGCAGAATTTGCAGCGGGGAAAATGACAGATGAGGAATTTGGCGAACGAATGAGAGTGATCACAGTAAGTTCAGAAGCGATGGAGGAATAG
- a CDS encoding ribonucleotide-diphosphate reductase subunit beta — MSELKKKPLFNPGGDTDIRLRRMIGGNTTNLNDFNNLRYTWVNNWYRQAMNNFWIPEEINLSQDIKDYPNLTENERTAYNKILSFLVFLDSIQTANLPCIGEYITANEINLCLSIQTFQECVHSQSYSYMLDSICSPVERNDILYQWKNDAHLLRRNTFIGDLYNEFQEKKDDFTLLKVMMANYILEGIYFYSGFMFFYNLSRNGKMPGSAQEIRYINRDENTHLWLFRNMILEMKKELPELFTPEHIEILKEMLKEGVRQEIAWGHYVIGNQIAGLTKEMITEYIQYLGNLRFTNLGFDPIYPDQTQEPDSMRWVSQYSNANMVKTDFFEAKSTAYAKSTALIDDL; from the coding sequence ATGTCTGAATTAAAGAAAAAGCCTCTGTTCAATCCCGGCGGCGACACGGATATCCGTCTCCGCCGCATGATCGGCGGCAATACAACCAACTTAAATGATTTCAACAATCTGCGCTACACCTGGGTGAACAACTGGTACCGGCAGGCCATGAATAATTTCTGGATTCCGGAGGAGATCAACCTGTCCCAGGATATCAAGGATTATCCGAATCTGACTGAGAACGAACGCACTGCATACAACAAGATCTTAAGCTTTCTTGTGTTTCTGGATTCCATCCAGACTGCAAACCTCCCGTGCATCGGTGAATACATTACCGCAAACGAGATTAATCTCTGTCTCTCGATCCAGACATTTCAGGAATGTGTACACAGCCAGAGTTACAGTTATATGCTGGACTCCATCTGCAGTCCAGTAGAACGAAACGATATTCTCTACCAGTGGAAGAACGATGCGCATTTACTAAGAAGAAACACCTTTATCGGAGATTTGTACAATGAATTTCAGGAGAAAAAAGACGATTTCACCTTGCTGAAAGTTATGATGGCAAACTATATTCTGGAAGGGATTTACTTCTACAGCGGATTTATGTTTTTCTACAACCTAAGCCGAAACGGGAAAATGCCAGGCTCCGCTCAGGAAATTCGCTATATCAACCGGGATGAGAACACGCATCTCTGGCTGTTCCGCAATATGATCCTGGAAATGAAGAAAGAACTGCCGGAGTTATTTACACCGGAGCATATCGAAATATTAAAGGAAATGTTAAAAGAAGGGGTTCGTCAGGAAATCGCCTGGGGGCATTATGTGATCGGGAATCAGATTGCCGGACTGACAAAAGAAATGATCACGGAATATATCCAGTATCTCGGAAATCTGCGGTTCACAAATCTGGGGTTTGATCCGATCTATCCGGATCAAACACAGGAACCGGACAGTATGCGCTGGGTGAGCCAGTATTCCAATGCCAACATGGTAAAAACTGACTTCTTTGAAGCCAAAAGTACCGCCTATGCAAAAAGTACCGCACTGATCGACGATCTGTAA
- a CDS encoding DUF1700 domain-containing protein, with protein MSQKEFLEELRTALSGKLSAQAVLENIEYYRNYIEGEVRSGKSEAQVLEMLGDPWILARTISDAQDGTDDSIVNEAGGSDYGAYGEETGRQDMHFQELRFPWWKIALIILAVILGIVLVISVITGLIRLLLPVLVPILIVCLIVQFFKGKR; from the coding sequence ATGTCACAGAAAGAATTTCTGGAAGAGCTGCGCACAGCGTTGAGCGGAAAACTGAGTGCTCAGGCTGTTTTAGAGAATATAGAGTATTATCGTAATTATATAGAAGGAGAAGTGCGAAGTGGCAAATCCGAAGCTCAGGTGTTGGAGATGCTCGGAGATCCGTGGATTCTGGCAAGGACGATCTCAGATGCGCAGGATGGTACGGATGATTCGATTGTAAATGAAGCGGGCGGCAGCGATTATGGTGCTTACGGAGAAGAGACCGGCAGACAGGACATGCATTTTCAGGAATTGAGATTTCCGTGGTGGAAGATCGCGCTGATCATTCTGGCTGTGATCCTTGGAATTGTTCTGGTTATTTCTGTGATCACGGGGCTCATCAGACTTCTGCTCCCGGTTCTTGTTCCAATTCTGATCGTGTGTCTGATCGTGCAGTTTTTCAAGGGAAAACGTTGA
- the trpS gene encoding tryptophan--tRNA ligase, which produces MGKIMLTGDRPTGRLHVGHYVGSLKRRVELQNTGDFDEMFVMIADAQALTDNADNPEKVRQNIIEVALDYLACGLDPQKCTLFIQSQIPQLCELSFYYMNLVTVSRLQRNPTVKSEIQMRNFEASIPVGFFTYPISQAADITAFKANVVPVGEDQLPMLEQTKEIVRKFNSVYGDTLVEPEILLPENQACLRLPGTDGKAKMSKSLGNCIYLSEEPDEIQKKVFGMFTDPTHIKVSDPGKLEGNTVFTYLDAFCRPEYFAEFLPDYANLQELKDHYTRGGLGDMKVKRFLNNVLQAELEPIRNLRKEYQKDIPYVYEILKKGSEKAEAVAEKTLQEVKASMKINYFNDQELIAAQAEKFREE; this is translated from the coding sequence ATGGGAAAGATTATGCTGACAGGTGACAGACCTACGGGAAGACTCCATGTGGGACACTATGTAGGTTCTTTAAAGCGCAGAGTAGAGCTGCAGAATACAGGAGATTTTGATGAGATGTTCGTGATGATCGCAGATGCACAGGCACTGACAGACAATGCGGACAATCCGGAAAAGGTACGTCAGAATATTATTGAGGTGGCGCTGGACTATCTGGCATGCGGACTGGATCCCCAAAAGTGTACACTGTTTATCCAGTCACAGATTCCACAGCTGTGTGAGCTTTCATTTTATTATATGAATCTGGTGACAGTTTCCAGGCTTCAGAGAAACCCTACGGTAAAATCTGAGATTCAGATGCGGAATTTTGAGGCAAGTATTCCGGTCGGATTCTTTACTTATCCGATCAGCCAGGCAGCAGATATCACTGCATTTAAGGCGAACGTAGTTCCGGTAGGAGAGGATCAGCTTCCGATGCTGGAGCAGACAAAAGAGATTGTAAGAAAGTTCAACTCTGTTTATGGAGATACACTGGTAGAGCCGGAGATCCTTCTTCCTGAAAATCAGGCATGTCTGCGTCTTCCGGGAACAGACGGAAAAGCGAAGATGAGTAAATCACTCGGAAACTGTATCTATCTTTCAGAGGAGCCGGATGAGATCCAGAAAAAAGTATTCGGCATGTTTACAGACCCGACACACATCAAAGTGTCAGATCCTGGAAAGCTGGAAGGCAATACAGTATTTACTTATCTGGATGCATTCTGCAGACCAGAGTATTTTGCAGAATTCCTGCCGGACTATGCAAATCTGCAGGAATTAAAAGATCATTATACAAGAGGCGGTCTTGGAGACATGAAAGTAAAACGTTTCCTGAATAACGTACTGCAGGCAGAACTGGAGCCGATCAGAAACCTCAGAAAAGAATATCAGAAGGATATTCCATATGTATATGAGATTCTGAAAAAAGGAAGCGAAAAGGCTGAAGCTGTTGCAGAGAAGACACTTCAGGAAGTGAAAGCATCCATGAAGATTAACTATTTTAACGATCAGGAACTGATTGCAGCACAGGCTGAAAAGTTCAGAGAAGAATAG